GCTGCCCGAATCGGGCAATCCCTTGTAAGTGAAAAAGTCACACCTGGTCGGCGCGGTTGACGAGGGCGAAAATGTGTGTCGTGGGGAAACCGACGACCCAAGTCATCTATGCCATCATCCAACGGCGATGAGCTAGCTCACCACATGCGAGGCGTGGAAGAGAGTGCTGACGAGGCGATTTGCGCAGGGTGTTTTTTGACATCACATTAGGAGGTCAGTTCTTTACTTTAATGCGTCCCGCCCATTGGGTGTCGTACGGTATCACCGCCCGTGCAAGGCCACGGCTGGGGCGAGCGAAGACTAGCTAGCCCCTGCGGTGAGCAGTCATCTCCAATGATGCCATCACCAACGTCCGGCGGAGGCATCTGGATCTCTCACTTGGCACCTACgtgcccaagaagaagaaatGAATGAATGAGTGAATGAATGACGCCACATGCAAGAATGTACCCACGAACATGGCGCTGACATGGCAACCACCAGGTGAGCCCCTCGGCCGCATCACCTTTGAGCTCTTCAGGGACGTCGTCCCCAAGACGGCCGAAAACTTCCGCCAGTTCTGCACCGGCGAGTCCAAGAACTCGTCCGGCCGGCCCCAGGGCTACAAGGGCTCCAAGTTTCACCGCATCGTGCGTCGCCTCTCGCCCCCTTTTCCCACGTCTCGGCTGAAATCAcgcccgccctccgcctGGGACGTGTGGCTCGCTGGGCTGGATCCCTTCAAGTAAAGAGTACAGAAAGGAAAATTTGACTGACGCCGGGCATCAGATCCCCAACTTCATgtgccagggcggcgactttctcaacggcgacggcaccggcTCGACGACCATCTGGGGCTACAAGTCGTTTGAGGACGAGAACTTTACGCTCAAGCACGACAAGCCGGGACTGCTCTCCATGGCGGTACGTTGCCTCGTCCCATCATCTCCCGTTCTCCCGGCCCATCTATCTATCTTTCGACCTGAATCCCTCCTACCTACCCCCACCCCTTCTCTGCTTTCCTCCAGCGTTGTTCTTTTCGTCGCTCCGGCTGACGCTCCTCCTCACCCCCTCGTTGCTTTGGGCGCAGAACTCGGGCCCCAACAGCAACGGCTCGCAGTTCTTCATCACCACGGTGCCGACGCCAttcctcgacggcaagcacgtcgtcttcggcaaGGTGGTGGACGGGTTCGACGACGTGGTCAAGAAGATGGAGGCGACCAAGACGGGCTACAGGGGCAAGGACGTGCCGAACCTGGACGTGGCGATTGCGCAGTGCGGTGAGATGT
This region of Purpureocillium takamizusanense chromosome 9, complete sequence genomic DNA includes:
- the CYP3 gene encoding Peptidylprolyl isomerase (COG:O~EggNog:ENOG503NZWF) — translated: MPPTQLPESGNPLVFFDITLGGEPLGRITFELFRDVVPKTAENFRQFCTGESKNSSGRPQGYKGSKFHRIIPNFMCQGGDFLNGDGTGSTTIWGYKSFEDENFTLKHDKPGLLSMANSGPNSNGSQFFITTVPTPFLDGKHVVFGKVVDGFDDVVKKMEATKTGYRGKDVPNLDVAIAQCGEM